A single region of the Halorussus gelatinilyticus genome encodes:
- a CDS encoding restriction endonuclease, protein MSLTELETALGNAYPQDLEKLAADLLAERGYDVAPTGTKGTDDGIDAVLHDDDRDGILHVSRTRSDRLRGKLTDDAAKAAGHDQDYDFFVFVNAR, encoded by the coding sequence GTGTCGCTCACGGAACTCGAAACTGCGTTGGGGAACGCGTACCCGCAAGACCTGGAGAAGCTCGCTGCTGATCTGCTCGCCGAACGCGGATATGACGTCGCTCCGACCGGGACGAAAGGAACTGACGACGGGATTGACGCGGTACTGCACGACGATGATCGAGACGGGATTCTGCATGTCTCTCGGACGCGTAGCGATCGGCTCCGAGGAAAACTCACAGATGACGCTGCGAAAGCTGCGGGTCACGATCAGGACTATGATTTCTTCGTGTTCGTCAACGCTCGATAA
- a CDS encoding MarR family transcriptional regulator, with protein sequence MPIDLRKHDPDDPITIRPETNKAKIIKLLYRDTNLGFTPAEIREKLDLPRGTVSGTLSRLHDEGLIGKTSDGLYHGLDHREDLRRFAQSLVSLDTMLSRYPEAGIDPDDVEQTGASAKTEIPNDRLQERDTPREEPSPEEWIAAENDEA encoded by the coding sequence ATGCCGATCGATCTTCGCAAACATGACCCTGACGACCCGATCACGATCCGGCCAGAGACGAACAAAGCCAAAATAATCAAACTCCTGTACCGCGATACGAATCTCGGATTCACACCTGCGGAAATCCGAGAGAAGCTCGATCTGCCGCGTGGAACCGTGTCCGGGACACTCTCCCGACTCCATGACGAGGGGCTCATCGGGAAAACGAGCGACGGCCTTTACCACGGCCTTGACCACCGCGAGGATCTCCGCCGGTTCGCGCAAAGCCTCGTCTCACTCGACACGATGCTGTCTCGGTATCCTGAAGCTGGGATCGATCCAGACGACGTCGAGCAAACCGGTGCGAGCGCGAAAACGGAAATCCCGAACGACCGCCTGCAGGAACGGGATACACCGCGCGAGGAACCCTCGCCGGAAGAATGGATCGCAGCTGAAAACGACGAGGCGTAA
- a CDS encoding homing endonuclease associated repeat-containing protein has translation MPRPPKYTDEELLEEIRRLAERLARSPPLKRDMNEYGKHGAKTYQDRWGSWSNAVNAAGFEPREQGTEYQERPDACPLCERSETGLDFHHWRYGENEVGCYLCRDCHDDVHRGEAKTENPGWLVPCVKNLVSRHLEYHDGVDPEVDVILDRYNLPDIGDVVSMAIEREGS, from the coding sequence ATGCCGCGGCCGCCAAAGTACACGGATGAAGAATTACTGGAGGAAATACGGCGATTAGCTGAACGACTTGCCCGGTCACCACCGTTGAAACGCGATATGAACGAGTACGGGAAGCACGGAGCGAAAACCTATCAGGACCGGTGGGGGAGTTGGTCGAACGCGGTTAATGCAGCTGGGTTCGAACCACGAGAGCAAGGGACGGAATACCAGGAGCGACCAGATGCCTGTCCATTGTGTGAGCGTTCGGAGACTGGGTTGGATTTCCATCACTGGCGGTACGGTGAGAATGAAGTCGGGTGTTATCTGTGCCGGGACTGCCATGATGACGTTCACCGGGGGGAGGCGAAGACTGAGAATCCCGGATGGTTGGTTCCGTGTGTCAAGAATCTCGTCTCACGTCACTTGGAATATCATGATGGTGTTGACCCGGAGGTGGACGTGATTTTGGATCGGTATAATCTCCCAGATATCGGGGATGTCGTGTCGATGGCTATCGAACGCGAGGGTTCGTGA
- a CDS encoding ABC transporter ATP-binding protein: MNDQPAIFADGLTKRYGDTTAVSGLDLSIPSGSVYGFLGPNGAGKTTTMRMLTGLTRPTKGTGSVAGVSITDRDGLRTHIGYLPEEPPLYDQATAYEQLEYAAGLRDLPAEATRDRINALLDKLDLTTDADTRIADYSKGMRQKTAYIQAVLHEPDVVFLDEPTSGLDPRAARTLRGMITELANVGTTVFLSTHILPVVEEVADTVGILYDGELVAEGSPADLERRAETGETRSLEDAFLELTTDERGTAGETDNEDSAADTTTQSVVEENTDG; this comes from the coding sequence ATGAACGATCAACCTGCCATCTTCGCTGACGGATTAACAAAGCGATATGGCGATACTACTGCCGTCAGTGGTCTAGATCTTTCAATCCCGAGTGGGTCAGTCTACGGATTTCTCGGGCCGAACGGCGCAGGGAAAACCACGACGATGCGAATGTTAACCGGGCTTACACGTCCAACAAAGGGAACCGGTTCCGTTGCTGGCGTCTCGATCACGGACCGAGACGGTCTCCGCACCCACATCGGATACTTACCCGAGGAACCACCACTGTACGACCAGGCGACGGCCTACGAACAGCTCGAATACGCCGCCGGTCTCCGCGATCTCCCCGCGGAAGCGACACGTGACCGAATCAATGCACTTCTCGACAAACTGGATCTCACGACAGATGCTGACACGCGGATCGCGGACTATTCGAAGGGGATGCGGCAGAAAACCGCCTACATACAGGCTGTCCTCCACGAACCCGATGTGGTCTTCCTTGACGAACCCACGTCCGGGCTGGATCCACGCGCTGCACGGACGCTCCGAGGGATGATTACGGAACTCGCCAACGTGGGAACGACCGTCTTCCTCTCAACGCATATCCTCCCTGTTGTCGAAGAGGTCGCTGACACGGTTGGAATCCTCTACGACGGAGAGTTGGTCGCTGAAGGTTCGCCTGCTGATCTCGAACGCCGCGCAGAGACTGGTGAGACTCGCTCGCTGGAGGATGCGTTCCTCGAACTCACGACCGACGAGCGCGGAACCGCAGGAGAGACGGACAATGAGGACAGCGCCGCCGATACCACTACCCAGAGCGTCGTTGAGGAGAATACCGATGGCTGA
- a CDS encoding ATP-binding protein, whose translation MELSLLAYVVLFGLSGVACLGSIPRARTIQHAGTRNALTVFLGSSALWCGGYLGYLLAPTTTSKLALYITGFVFAFIAVGSWVYFCAEYTGRSVQNTLFLYPALAVFLFFTVLKITNPLHNLYFTTEWTTQPFPHLAINHQLLYWVVLGLSYSVIMLGFFMLAERLYHTGTDSRPLIILFGITGVPAVATILSDQVETLLPLMYEPPGVAVFAVGTLFVYFDRFEAIRLTGGTTKPTIYLDQSNQVRDYNQAAEAIFPALADAIGNSIDDISATLADHISEPGVVAVTENGETRYYEVSTNPFLSGEVETGRLVTITDVTDRETYRNQLEEKTEQLEALNRVVRHDIRNDMTVVLGWAEALRDHVDKDGKAALERVIQSSENVVDLTDSARDFVESLAGNRTAELKPIDLRNTIDTELTTVQEAHSDAHFEIVGELPQVTVQANEMLSSVFRNLLGNAIRHNDKSTPKITVSGVLDGDTVQIRVADNGPGIPDEQKERIFGKDEKGIDSPGSGIGLYLVYTLMNQFDGAVWVEDNDPTGSIFVVELPVHESAER comes from the coding sequence ATGGAACTCAGTCTTCTTGCGTATGTCGTACTCTTTGGTCTCTCTGGAGTTGCTTGTCTTGGTAGTATTCCGCGCGCACGAACAATCCAACATGCTGGAACACGGAACGCGCTCACCGTCTTTCTCGGATCCTCCGCACTGTGGTGTGGCGGATATCTCGGCTACTTGCTTGCACCAACGACGACAAGCAAACTCGCGCTGTACATTACCGGGTTCGTTTTCGCGTTCATCGCAGTCGGTTCGTGGGTCTACTTCTGTGCGGAGTACACCGGACGCTCCGTACAGAACACGCTATTTCTCTATCCGGCACTAGCCGTTTTTCTCTTCTTCACTGTTCTCAAGATCACGAACCCGCTACACAACCTCTACTTCACGACTGAGTGGACGACACAGCCGTTCCCGCATCTTGCAATCAACCATCAGTTACTCTACTGGGTTGTTCTTGGACTTTCGTACTCGGTTATCATGCTCGGGTTCTTCATGCTCGCTGAGCGGCTGTACCATACCGGGACGGATAGCCGCCCACTCATCATTCTGTTTGGAATTACGGGTGTTCCAGCAGTCGCTACTATCCTGAGCGACCAGGTAGAAACACTGCTTCCTCTCATGTATGAGCCACCAGGTGTGGCGGTGTTCGCCGTCGGTACCCTGTTCGTGTACTTCGATCGTTTCGAGGCAATCCGGCTAACTGGTGGGACGACTAAACCGACAATCTACCTTGATCAATCGAACCAAGTTCGAGACTACAACCAAGCTGCAGAAGCAATTTTCCCGGCACTTGCCGACGCAATTGGCAACTCCATTGACGATATCAGCGCCACGCTCGCCGACCACATCTCTGAACCAGGCGTCGTCGCCGTCACAGAGAACGGCGAGACACGGTACTATGAGGTTTCAACGAACCCATTCTTGTCAGGAGAAGTAGAAACCGGACGACTGGTGACAATCACCGATGTCACGGATAGAGAGACCTACCGCAATCAGCTTGAAGAGAAAACCGAACAGCTTGAAGCATTAAACCGGGTTGTCCGGCACGACATCCGGAACGACATGACTGTGGTACTCGGGTGGGCAGAAGCCTTACGAGATCATGTGGACAAAGACGGGAAAGCGGCACTCGAACGCGTCATTCAAAGTTCCGAGAATGTCGTTGACTTAACCGACTCTGCACGCGATTTCGTTGAATCGCTCGCAGGTAATCGTACTGCGGAATTGAAGCCCATTGACTTGCGAAATACGATAGACACCGAATTAACCACAGTCCAAGAAGCACATTCCGACGCGCACTTCGAGATCGTGGGAGAACTTCCACAAGTTACTGTGCAGGCGAACGAAATGCTGTCGTCAGTGTTTCGGAATCTTTTGGGGAACGCTATCCGACACAACGACAAATCAACGCCAAAGATCACGGTCTCTGGAGTCCTTGATGGAGACACTGTCCAGATACGGGTTGCTGATAATGGTCCCGGAATTCCGGACGAACAGAAAGAGCGAATTTTCGGGAAAGATGAGAAAGGGATTGATAGTCCAGGTTCCGGGATTGGGCTCTATCTAGTCTACACGTTAATGAACCAGTTTGACGGTGCTGTTTGGGTCGAAGACAACGATCCAACCGGCTCCATATTCGTCGTGGAACTCCCAGTACACGAATCCGCAGAGCGTTAG
- a CDS encoding DUF6069 family protein, whose amino-acid sequence MFSLAVALSVLANAVVLTAALALDVAPGLRTVAWPPVLFLTVVGAVGAVVAYWALSRFSDAPDRQFTLLAAVVLVLSFVPDLVLLSVDPAATVAGVAVLMVMHVTVAAACVGALTRRAATSGTPTPTD is encoded by the coding sequence ATGTTCTCGCTCGCCGTCGCGCTGTCGGTGCTGGCGAACGCCGTCGTTCTGACCGCCGCGCTCGCGCTCGACGTGGCACCGGGACTTCGGACGGTAGCGTGGCCGCCGGTCCTGTTTTTGACCGTCGTCGGTGCCGTCGGTGCGGTCGTGGCGTACTGGGCGCTGTCGCGGTTCTCCGACGCGCCGGACCGTCAGTTCACCCTTCTGGCGGCCGTCGTCCTCGTCCTCTCGTTCGTTCCCGACCTCGTCCTGCTGTCGGTGGACCCCGCGGCGACGGTGGCCGGCGTCGCGGTCCTGATGGTCATGCACGTCACGGTCGCCGCGGCCTGCGTCGGCGCGCTCACGCGCCGGGCGGCGACGTCGGGGACACCGACGCCGACCGACTGA
- a CDS encoding dihydrolipoyl dehydrogenase family protein, with amino-acid sequence MPEFDIIVLGGGTGNVVASAAADEGLDVALVERDRLGGTCLNRGCNPSKKLIHRADVVRTVQQADALGVEASVEEIRFADVVDEVTAKITAEAESKAETVRESDRITFYRTEGRFVGERTVEVDSAAESGDADGGPVELTGERIVLAGGSRPVIPDSIEGTDEVEFLTSADALRLRERPDRLVVVGGGYIAAEMSHFFDAMGTEVSIVGHGDRLVDREDPEIARHLTDAYAERHEVHTGYEVTELVEDGDGASEGDEGNGGDSGEKLVRAASDDGEEIEVRGDEILLATGRRPNADSWNVEAAAIDTDEKGFVETNEYLETSADGVWAIGDIAGNYMFKHSGDKEAEYAVRNAIRGERAAVEYPGMAHAIFGSPQVGSLGKTEDELDGDYSVGRFAYDRTALGSALDTDGFAKAIAAPDGEVLGFHVVGPHASMLVHEVATAVAAEADADRLAETIHVHPALSEVVQGAFREAREFPPTGI; translated from the coding sequence ATGCCCGAATTCGACATCATCGTCCTCGGCGGGGGAACCGGCAACGTCGTGGCGTCGGCCGCGGCCGACGAGGGGTTGGACGTGGCGCTGGTCGAGCGCGACAGGCTCGGCGGCACCTGCTTGAATCGGGGCTGTAACCCCTCGAAGAAGCTGATCCACCGCGCCGACGTGGTTCGGACCGTCCAGCAGGCCGACGCGCTCGGCGTCGAAGCCAGCGTCGAGGAGATTCGCTTCGCAGACGTGGTAGACGAGGTGACGGCGAAGATAACCGCCGAAGCCGAGTCGAAGGCCGAGACCGTCCGCGAGAGCGACCGGATCACCTTCTATCGGACCGAGGGCCGGTTCGTCGGCGAGCGAACCGTCGAGGTCGATTCGGCGGCGGAGAGCGGGGACGCCGACGGCGGTCCGGTCGAGTTGACCGGCGAGCGAATCGTCCTCGCCGGCGGTTCTCGACCGGTGATTCCGGACTCCATCGAGGGGACCGACGAGGTGGAGTTCCTGACGAGCGCCGACGCGCTCCGCCTCCGCGAGCGCCCGGACCGCCTCGTCGTGGTCGGCGGCGGCTACATCGCGGCCGAGATGAGCCACTTCTTCGACGCGATGGGGACCGAGGTAAGTATCGTCGGGCACGGCGACCGATTGGTGGACCGCGAGGACCCCGAAATCGCCCGGCACCTGACCGATGCCTACGCCGAACGCCACGAAGTCCACACCGGCTACGAGGTGACGGAACTGGTCGAAGACGGGGACGGCGCGAGTGAGGGTGACGAGGGCAACGGAGGCGACAGCGGGGAGAAACTCGTCCGCGCGGCGTCCGACGACGGCGAGGAAATCGAGGTGCGGGGCGACGAGATACTGCTGGCGACCGGCCGCCGCCCGAACGCCGATTCGTGGAACGTCGAGGCGGCGGCCATCGACACCGACGAGAAGGGGTTCGTGGAGACGAACGAGTACCTCGAAACGTCGGCCGACGGGGTGTGGGCCATCGGCGACATCGCGGGCAACTACATGTTCAAACACTCCGGCGACAAGGAAGCCGAGTACGCGGTCCGGAACGCGATTCGCGGCGAGCGCGCGGCCGTCGAGTACCCTGGCATGGCCCACGCCATCTTCGGGTCGCCGCAAGTCGGTAGCCTCGGGAAGACCGAGGACGAACTCGACGGCGACTACTCGGTCGGCCGGTTCGCGTACGACCGGACCGCGCTCGGGTCGGCGCTCGACACCGACGGGTTCGCCAAGGCCATCGCGGCCCCCGACGGCGAGGTGCTGGGCTTCCACGTCGTCGGTCCCCACGCCTCGATGCTAGTCCACGAGGTCGCGACCGCGGTCGCGGCTGAAGCCGACGCCGACCGCCTCGCCGAGACGATTCACGTCCACCCGGCGCTCTCGGAGGTCGTACAGGGCGCGTTCCGTGAGGCTCGGGAGTTCCCGCCGACCGGCATCTGA
- a CDS encoding Vms1/Ankzf1 family peptidyl-tRNA hydrolase, with protein MLDELLGRAELKERIADLEDDKRHLERQLEAEQERRSEAATARQEAEQRVNRLEDRIAELEDRVERTESGGSDLDFRGVETVRGDRLAEILSRLESVETDPEGALTAMVGDGDRGLPAEVEAAFGDHAALVGRARPCLATADDAGLVSAALVPPVTPDPFAEWSDGFRIDREWFLPTGRFALALVRSDVFAVGTYEGRERVAFEGFESDVKGDHSKGGFSQGRFERRRDAQIDEHLEKCEAAIDEAVAERSADRLFVVGQRTLLGEFEERADATSAVDATGKPKEALDDAFHEFWTTRLYRI; from the coding sequence ATGCTCGACGAGTTGCTCGGGCGCGCGGAGTTGAAAGAGCGCATCGCCGACCTCGAAGACGACAAGCGCCACCTCGAACGCCAGTTGGAGGCCGAACAGGAGCGCCGGTCGGAGGCCGCGACCGCCCGCCAGGAGGCCGAACAGCGGGTCAACCGGCTGGAAGACCGCATCGCCGAGTTGGAAGACCGAGTCGAGCGCACCGAGTCCGGCGGCTCGGACCTCGACTTCCGGGGGGTCGAGACGGTCCGCGGCGACCGCCTCGCCGAGATTCTGTCGCGGCTCGAATCGGTCGAGACCGACCCCGAGGGCGCGCTGACGGCGATGGTCGGCGACGGCGACAGGGGACTGCCCGCGGAAGTCGAAGCGGCCTTCGGCGACCACGCCGCGCTGGTCGGTCGCGCGCGGCCCTGCCTCGCGACCGCCGACGACGCGGGTCTCGTGAGCGCCGCGCTCGTCCCGCCGGTCACGCCCGACCCCTTCGCCGAGTGGAGCGACGGCTTCCGCATCGACCGCGAGTGGTTCCTCCCGACCGGTCGCTTCGCGCTGGCACTGGTCCGCTCGGACGTGTTCGCGGTCGGCACCTACGAGGGCCGCGAGCGCGTCGCGTTCGAGGGCTTCGAGAGCGACGTGAAGGGCGACCACTCGAAGGGCGGCTTCTCGCAGGGCCGGTTCGAGCGCCGCCGCGACGCCCAGATAGACGAACACCTCGAAAAGTGCGAGGCGGCCATCGACGAGGCGGTCGCCGAGCGGTCGGCCGACCGCCTCTTCGTCGTCGGTCAGCGCACGCTGCTGGGCGAGTTCGAGGAGCGCGCCGACGCGACCAGCGCAGTGGACGCCACAGGGAAACCGAAGGAAGCGCTCGACGACGCCTTCCACGAGTTCTGGACGACGCGACTCTACCGCATCTGA
- a CDS encoding metallophosphoesterase family protein yields the protein MTEGSGVQQRRAATVEPTDADASDGAWTELSVPATPTTLARFAAPRAPNRTTLAVFSDPHLSTDKSGTWKAYHRTEARFRAAVADANDRAVDGVVVAGDLTEDGRLEDFDAVADVLADLDAPFVAVPGNHDVPKSFDDHDTPPVSEFEARFAPDSFPYRAELGDVDVLGLNSASTPDGELAGTHDGAVSEDQLAWLEETLPETEAAVVVSHHNPPGLESHLADDHYAPHPPVGDAPAFVDALAGHDALHLSGHVHLPAAISGDVRGLVCPALSSFPQAYVLVEVGPEGTTIRLVPVADPEGVAEAHDLARDHSDRSTDIAATVEDQLADLPLIDEQ from the coding sequence ATGACCGAGGGAAGTGGGGTCCAACAACGCCGAGCCGCCACAGTCGAACCGACCGATGCAGACGCCAGCGACGGCGCGTGGACCGAGTTGAGCGTCCCCGCGACGCCGACCACGCTCGCGCGGTTCGCCGCGCCGCGAGCACCGAACCGCACGACGCTCGCGGTGTTCTCCGACCCGCACCTCTCGACGGACAAGTCGGGGACGTGGAAGGCCTACCACCGAACCGAGGCCCGCTTCCGGGCCGCAGTCGCCGACGCGAACGACCGCGCGGTGGACGGCGTCGTCGTCGCGGGCGACCTGACCGAGGACGGCCGCCTCGAGGACTTCGACGCCGTCGCCGACGTGCTGGCCGACCTCGACGCGCCGTTCGTCGCCGTACCGGGCAACCACGACGTGCCCAAGTCGTTCGACGACCACGACACGCCGCCCGTGAGCGAGTTCGAAGCGCGCTTTGCGCCCGACTCGTTCCCCTACCGCGCCGAACTCGGCGACGTGGACGTGCTGGGGCTGAACTCGGCCTCGACGCCCGACGGGGAACTCGCCGGGACCCACGACGGCGCCGTCTCCGAGGACCAACTCGCGTGGCTCGAAGAGACGCTCCCCGAGACCGAGGCCGCGGTCGTGGTCTCCCATCACAACCCGCCGGGGCTGGAATCGCACCTCGCCGACGACCACTACGCACCCCACCCGCCGGTCGGCGACGCGCCCGCGTTCGTGGACGCGCTCGCGGGCCACGACGCGCTGCACCTCTCGGGGCACGTCCACCTGCCCGCGGCCATCTCCGGCGACGTGCGGGGACTGGTCTGCCCCGCGCTCTCGTCGTTCCCGCAGGCGTACGTCCTCGTGGAGGTCGGTCCCGAGGGGACCACGATCCGACTGGTTCCGGTCGCCGACCCCGAGGGCGTCGCGGAGGCCCACGACCTCGCGCGCGACCACTCCGACCGGAGCACCGACATCGCCGCGACGGTCGAGGACCAGCTCGCCGACCTGCCGCTAATCGACGAGCAGTAG
- the carA gene encoding glutamine-hydrolyzing carbamoyl-phosphate synthase small subunit, which translates to MSAAYVALEGGSVVEARCRAPGTSHGELVFTTAYTGYEESLTDPSYEEQVLTFSYPLIGNYGVREERFEDERVHPRAVVARELTDDVAEWLESEGVPAVDKLDTRDLVGQIREGGAMKCGISAGPDASPEKAKDALADCPGMSDHVDIGAQVSVSGKTTYEGGDGPDVALVDCGAKGSIVESLLERDATVHVLPYDVTPGEVADLDPDVLFVSNGPGDPANFEAAESLVSEFVGEVPLAGICLGQQIVARALGGTTEKMAFGHRGVNQPVRDLRSDKVVMTTQNHGYTVAEPGPELDVTQVNVNDDTAEGLESDDLQVLTRQYHPEANPGPHDTLGFFDNVVEMATDERRTPVAAD; encoded by the coding sequence ATGTCGGCCGCATACGTCGCACTGGAAGGCGGCAGCGTCGTGGAGGCGCGCTGTCGCGCTCCGGGCACGTCCCACGGCGAACTGGTATTCACGACCGCGTACACCGGGTACGAAGAGAGCCTGACCGACCCCTCCTACGAGGAGCAGGTCCTCACGTTCTCGTACCCGCTCATCGGGAACTACGGCGTCCGAGAGGAGCGCTTCGAGGACGAGCGCGTCCACCCCCGAGCCGTCGTCGCGCGCGAACTCACCGACGACGTGGCCGAGTGGCTCGAAAGCGAGGGCGTCCCCGCAGTGGACAAACTCGACACCCGAGACCTCGTGGGCCAGATTCGAGAGGGCGGCGCGATGAAGTGCGGCATCTCGGCAGGTCCCGACGCCTCGCCCGAGAAGGCGAAGGACGCGCTCGCGGACTGTCCGGGGATGAGCGACCACGTGGACATCGGCGCGCAGGTCAGCGTCTCGGGCAAGACGACCTACGAGGGCGGAGACGGTCCCGACGTGGCGCTGGTGGACTGCGGCGCGAAGGGGTCCATCGTGGAGTCGCTGCTCGAACGCGACGCGACGGTCCACGTCCTGCCCTACGACGTGACGCCGGGCGAAGTCGCCGACCTCGACCCCGACGTCCTCTTCGTCTCGAACGGTCCCGGCGACCCCGCGAACTTCGAGGCCGCCGAGTCGCTCGTCTCCGAGTTCGTCGGCGAGGTCCCGCTGGCGGGTATCTGTCTCGGCCAGCAGATCGTCGCCCGCGCGCTCGGCGGCACCACCGAGAAGATGGCGTTCGGCCACCGCGGCGTCAACCAACCCGTCCGGGACCTGCGCTCGGACAAGGTGGTCATGACGACCCAGAACCACGGCTACACCGTCGCCGAACCCGGCCCGGAACTCGACGTGACGCAGGTCAACGTCAACGACGACACCGCCGAGGGACTGGAGAGCGACGACCTGCAGGTCCTGACTCGCCAGTACCATCCCGAGGCGAACCCCGGCCCGCACGACACGCTCGGTTTCTTCGATAACGTCGTCGAGATGGCGACCGACGAACGTCGAACTCCCGTCGCGGCCGACTGA
- a CDS encoding Lrp/AsnC family transcriptional regulator produces the protein MDELDREILSILRRDARKPYTEIAEEVGTSEGTVRNRVERMTDEGVIERFTVATRTGNVKAMIELDVAVDVNTSDLGERVADWEQVDFVWQVSGEEDIVLVVDAADTQSVNQLITKARELEEVVNTKTRLILDEKLG, from the coding sequence ATGGACGAACTCGACCGCGAAATCCTGTCCATCCTGCGACGAGACGCCCGAAAACCGTACACCGAGATAGCCGAGGAAGTCGGCACGTCGGAGGGCACGGTTCGCAACCGCGTCGAGCGCATGACCGACGAGGGCGTCATCGAGCGCTTCACCGTCGCCACCCGGACGGGCAACGTGAAGGCGATGATAGAACTCGACGTGGCGGTGGACGTGAACACCTCGGACCTCGGCGAGCGCGTCGCCGACTGGGAACAGGTGGACTTCGTGTGGCAGGTCTCCGGCGAGGAGGACATCGTGCTGGTCGTGGACGCCGCCGACACCCAGAGCGTGAACCAACTCATCACGAAAGCGCGCGAACTGGAGGAGGTCGTCAACACGAAGACGCGACTGATTCTGGACGAGAAGCTGGGGTAG
- a CDS encoding CehA/McbA family metallohydrolase yields MYAVDLHAHTRFFHGHERAADYYDPVGVRLLAGAAGLRGLDGVATTNHDYYRAFDFGGGRPGGSGRGKSGPYAATIPGIEVTTTHGHVLVVGPDPPTRTEPGDLSPEGAVELAHDRGCAAIVAHPYRNSTVREVDADFDAIEINGKHPRTEEWVRKLADRHDLPLVGGSDAHYPVEVGRAYTEIEADDLTPESVVAAIRDGRVRPRVNRSPFNRALRTLYRRVHEEKGYLQRPEWLDTPGVGKPPK; encoded by the coding sequence GTGTACGCAGTCGATTTACACGCCCACACGCGGTTCTTCCACGGGCACGAGCGGGCCGCCGACTACTACGACCCGGTGGGAGTCCGACTGCTGGCGGGGGCCGCCGGGTTGCGAGGCTTGGACGGAGTGGCGACGACCAACCACGACTACTACCGGGCGTTCGACTTCGGCGGGGGGCGACCGGGTGGGAGCGGACGGGGAAAGAGCGGACCGTACGCCGCGACGATTCCCGGTATCGAGGTCACGACGACCCACGGCCACGTCCTCGTGGTCGGCCCGGACCCGCCGACCCGGACCGAACCGGGCGACCTCTCGCCGGAGGGGGCGGTCGAACTCGCCCACGACCGCGGGTGCGCGGCCATCGTCGCCCACCCGTACCGCAACAGCACCGTCCGGGAGGTCGACGCCGACTTCGACGCCATCGAAATCAACGGCAAACACCCCCGGACCGAGGAGTGGGTTCGGAAACTCGCCGACCGCCACGACCTCCCGCTGGTCGGCGGGAGCGACGCCCACTACCCCGTCGAGGTCGGTCGGGCCTACACCGAAATCGAGGCCGACGACCTCACGCCCGAGTCGGTCGTCGCGGCCATCCGCGACGGCCGGGTCAGACCGCGAGTGAACCGGAGTCCGTTCAACCGCGCGCTCCGGACGCTCTACCGGCGGGTCCACGAGGAGAAGGGCTACCTCCAGCGCCCCGAGTGGCTGGACACGCCGGGCGTCGGCAAGCCCCCGAAGTGA